A genome region from Pseudomonas pergaminensis includes the following:
- a CDS encoding energy transducer TonB: MGNVQTAASAHEAQWRQAPSGELVDLGRPHRAPLGQLRTQQTPKRFSSRREGILLGLLVLALHGAVIYWVSQKPTPVLPIVPPEIPPMTIEFSQPAPPVVEPPPPVPPPPPPVVEPPPPVVDELAAKPAPPKPIPKPKPKPVPKPEPKPAPKPVEQPPAPPTPAPPAPAPVAPPAPAPVTPASANAAYLKNPAPEYPSLAQRRGWEGTVLLRVHVLASGKPGEIQVQKSSGRQQLDDAALTAVKRWSFVPAKQGDVAQDGWVSVPIDFKIH; the protein is encoded by the coding sequence ATGGGCAATGTCCAGACCGCCGCCAGTGCACACGAGGCGCAATGGCGCCAGGCACCGAGCGGTGAGTTGGTCGACCTTGGCCGGCCGCACCGCGCGCCGTTGGGGCAACTGCGAACGCAGCAAACCCCAAAGCGTTTCTCTAGCCGTCGCGAAGGGATCCTGCTCGGTTTGCTGGTGCTGGCCTTGCACGGAGCGGTGATTTACTGGGTGAGCCAGAAGCCGACGCCGGTGCTGCCGATTGTGCCGCCGGAAATCCCACCGATGACCATCGAATTTTCGCAGCCGGCGCCGCCGGTGGTGGAACCGCCGCCGCCTGTGCCGCCGCCACCGCCACCTGTGGTCGAGCCACCGCCGCCGGTCGTGGATGAGTTGGCCGCCAAGCCCGCGCCGCCCAAGCCGATTCCAAAACCCAAGCCAAAGCCCGTGCCAAAGCCTGAGCCCAAGCCCGCACCGAAGCCGGTCGAGCAGCCGCCTGCGCCACCCACGCCAGCCCCACCGGCCCCCGCGCCCGTTGCTCCGCCTGCGCCGGCGCCGGTAACGCCTGCTTCGGCCAACGCCGCGTACCTGAAGAACCCGGCGCCGGAGTACCCGTCACTGGCCCAGCGTCGCGGTTGGGAAGGCACGGTGTTGTTGCGGGTGCATGTCCTGGCCAGTGGCAAGCCGGGCGAAATCCAGGTCCAGAAAAGCAGCGGTCGCCAGCAACTCGATGACGCCGCACTGACCGCCGTGAAGCGTTGGAGCTTCGTGCCGGCCAAGCAGGGCGATGTGGCCCAGGACGGCTGGGTCAGCGTCCCGATCGATTTCAAGATTCACTAA
- a CDS encoding MotA/TolQ/ExbB proton channel family protein has product MMALASPLESIESAVIWLLVVFSVATWGLALLKGVQFGRLKAQDRKFHKQFWAASSLDSAAELAETQPGAAARVAQAGYAAIQVGDAPHAADLSQAINHQDRLERALRQQIVRERRSLETGLAVVASIGSTSPFIGLFGTVWGIMEALKGISAAGSASLETVAGPIGAALVATGVGIAVAVPAVLVYNYFLRRLKLTAADLDDFAHDFYSLAQKNSFRVLLHPTLNKTTASNPQKVKEAS; this is encoded by the coding sequence ATCATGGCATTAGCATCTCCACTTGAATCCATCGAAAGCGCGGTGATCTGGCTGCTGGTGGTTTTTTCGGTCGCCACCTGGGGCCTGGCCCTGCTCAAGGGCGTGCAGTTCGGTCGCCTCAAGGCCCAGGATCGCAAGTTCCACAAACAGTTCTGGGCGGCGTCGAGTCTCGACTCGGCCGCCGAGCTGGCTGAAACCCAGCCAGGCGCCGCTGCCCGTGTGGCCCAGGCCGGTTATGCCGCGATCCAGGTGGGTGACGCCCCGCACGCCGCTGACCTGAGCCAGGCGATCAACCACCAGGACCGCCTCGAACGTGCCCTGCGCCAGCAAATCGTGCGTGAGCGCCGCTCCCTGGAGACCGGCCTGGCGGTGGTTGCCAGTATCGGCAGCACCTCGCCGTTTATCGGCCTGTTCGGCACCGTGTGGGGGATCATGGAAGCGCTCAAGGGCATCAGCGCCGCCGGTTCCGCCAGCCTTGAAACCGTGGCCGGCCCGATTGGCGCGGCATTGGTCGCCACCGGTGTGGGTATCGCCGTCGCGGTGCCTGCGGTGCTGGTCTACAACTATTTCCTGCGTCGCCTGAAGCTGACGGCTGCGGACCTGGACGACTTTGCCCACGACTTCTACAGCCTGGCGCAGAAAAATTCCTTCCGTGTGCTGCTGCACCCGACCCTGAACAAAACCACTGCCAGTAACCCGCAAAAAGTGAAGGAGGCGTCCTGA